The Lolium rigidum isolate FL_2022 chromosome 1, APGP_CSIRO_Lrig_0.1, whole genome shotgun sequence region TCGGCGTGCATCACCACCTTGGGAGCCGCCGCGCAGCGCTTCTCCCAGCCCTGAGGGTGGTCCTCGCCGACGCCGAGGAGCGCGCCGGTGTGGTGGGCCCCCTCGATGCGCGCCCAGTGGCGGCCGTCCTGGCTGATGGCGAGGCCCGGCAGCGCGGCGACGTCCGCGGCGGGGAACGGGGACGCGAAGCGCTCGTCGTTGGAGCCCGTGTAGTAGAGCCAGTACACGGCGGAGGACGGGAAGCGGCGGGACGAGGCGTCGGGGCCGGAGATGACGAGGACGTCGGCGGGGCGGATGACGGCGGTGTCGAACACCCACCAGTCGGTGGAGGGCAGCAGCGGGTCGGGCGCGACGGGGGCGCTCCAGCGCAGGCCGTCGGGAGAGGTGGCGAGCGCGACGCGCGCGCCGGAGTTGTACCAGAGGAGCCAGTCCCCGGCTGGGAGGCGCTTGACGACGGGGGAGCCGGCGCCGCGGAGGAGCAGGCCGCGGGAGACGGCGGGTTGCTGGGTTGCGGCGTGGCAGCGGAGAGGGGAGACGGATAGGCAGCGCGGCGGCGAGAGGAGAGCGGCGGGGAGCATGGCGCCGAACATGACACGCGGCGGCGGTTGTGTGGGATTGGGACGGGCTGTCCCTTTTCCGGTGGGTTTGGATGGGTTCGTGCCGGAGGCGAGAAGCGGGAGACATGGGCCATCTGCTAGTTTCAATAAGTATTTTTTTGTTTGGTAATACGATTATAAATCAAAGACGAGATACAAAGTACGTATACACCGATCTTACAGATCTGAAAAGATAGGATAAACCTAAAATCAACGCCTATCCATCTTCTTTGGTACCACTGTAGcagccaccaaggaaaaaatgaacaGATCACTTTTTCACCTGAGCTCGACGCGGCTCCATCGCTGATCATCAGCTTTTCGGACCTTCAATGTAGTTTGCCATAGGACAAACCATTGCCGTTGAAAGAATCAGACCAGGGCAGCATGTCCTTGGACAcgccatcgaacttcagcactgGCACCCACGCACGACGATGTCAGAGTAGGGAACTAGAACCATCAGCCTTCAACCACGAACCCACCACAAGGTGCACCATCTTCCAGCTGTCACCAGTGCAGACCACCGTCTGCACGTACTCCTGGACGAATCCTCCCTGCTCTACCTTGGCACCGGAGACAACGCCGCAGCAACGGGGACAGAGCAGGAGGAAAAAACCATCTGATGGagtcaccgccgccgcctcgccgacacCATCCATGAACCCTAAAGCCACCGATCTGAAAGATCGGCAAGCACACAGTGCCACCAACTCCAAGACGCCGCCATGAAGGACAACGCCGGTGTGGGAgaagagttgaggcagatttatttacCCGGGCGCGACTTCCACAACCCCAACGGCGCGCCATGCCAGAGAACTCCTAGCCCTAAGTACCATGCAAAAAAGGGGTCCCCTTCCCTCCTACCGCCGGAGCAGCAAGCGGAAGGAAAGGGGCCCAACGTAGACGCCGGAGATTGGAGCAGAAAAAAAaaattccgccgccgccgccggggagacGCGGAAGACCACTCCCTATCACAAAACGAATCTCCCGAACGTCGCTTGCAAGTAGTCCGGCTCTTTTCAATACGTAATTCAGACTGTCGCTTTCTACGTCCAACAGACGTATCAAAGGAAATACGCCCAGGTGCACAGCGCTTTGCCGCTTTCTACTACTACCAAATTTCTTAAAATACCTCAATTTCTGAAATACAGCGGAAATGAGGCAAAACACCATTCTACTCGGGTAAATTTACGGAGAACGAGCCCATTCCTAATCTATAGTTCTGTAAAAGGAATCCACTCGTCCATATTTGCACACAGCACACCCGCTCTTCTTAAAAGTTTAAGAGCTTCGAGCGCCATTTGCAGACACAACGGTCTTCTCGCTGTTTGGTTGCCAGTTGCCACCCTGAGCAACATGTCTGACCATTTTTCACGCCTGTGAGAGTATCCTGAGTTTGTTGGAGGAATTGCCTGATCAGGCACGCATCATACTCATGACCATGTTTGGTTGCCACCGGGAACCATGCCTGAACGGATACAAGATTCAGGCAGTGTTGGGTTCACTATTTGGCTCAGATTTGCCTGCCTCTGTTCATCAAACACATGATTTTTAACTGCACTGAACAAGTCCAGGTGTACAAGAATGCAATTATAATAGCTTTCAACAAGAAGAGCTGAGATAAAGTTTTCTTGAGGGCAGTTTTTGAAATACTAATAGTACGATATGATGCATTGTAAATAGATTGTCGACcaaatggcaatggcaaattgcatCATCAGATTTTCATTTGAATCTTCACGTTCAGAACATTGAACAGATAAGTGACTTGCACACacaagtagtaacagttttatttgACATGTCTACAAGAAACAATTACTGAAGAAATCAGGTTCTGAATTCTACCCCGAATTTTATTATTCTCCTTTTGCCTcccttatcgtttacctgctgatCAAGAGCCATACGCCGATACACCTCAGCTCGGTTAGCACACACTCAGCTACCCTGAGCTAGCTCCAACGCATTAAGATGCTTTGTCACATGCTTAAAATGCAAACCGCACATTCCCTATTCCTCGATATTAATCTAGCAAAAAAAGGTCCACAGAAACACATCATATATAATCACTGCTTTCATCAAAACAGAAACTAGTATGTTTTGAACCACCTGTGTTTGTCAGCTACAGACCTGACGGTAAAACACTTGTTATTCCCAACCAGTGCCTCATATGAATGCTTTACATGTCAGCGAACTCAACGGAAATTCTGGGAATTCAACCTCAGCGATACTTCATACCATTAGACGTAATCTCAGAAATCATAATAAAAAAAAGGAGTGCATGAGATATATCAATATAAGTACTGGAGACCTTTACTCTAAATATCCTAAATGTGGACTTCAAAAGTTAAAAATGGTTTGCATATTACCGCATTACTTCATTTTTATGCCATGGAGAAACTATAGATTATCAAGAAAAATCACAGAATGAAGCCCTTTAATTTTTTGTTGGGAGCACTACAATGGTTTACTTACACATGGCTTTAGCTCGTTGATAGGCATGCACAGAGATGCATTTGTTTTCTTCTAAGCAGGTGCATCGCTTAGTTCGGAATTCATTTGAGTGATACTCCACCGATGTTTAACAATAGAACGAAAGCCTTGACATGTCTGCTATAAGAAGTTTTCTTAATTTTCTTTCTTCTcatcaaaagaagaaaaaactcaaCTGAAGGCAACAGAAAGAGAAATGTCAACAATCAAATTGTGTCCATTATATTGAAATGCAACAACagtaaaataacataagtatgaAATACATTTACATTTCATCACGATA contains the following coding sequences:
- the LOC124652337 gene encoding uncharacterized protein LOC124652337, which translates into the protein MLPAALLSPPRCLSVSPLRCHAATQQPAVSRGLLLRGAGSPVVKRLPAGDWLLWYNSGARVALATSPDGLRWSAPVAPDPLLPSTDWWVFDTAVIRPADVLVISGPDASSRRFPSSAVYWLYYTGSNDERFASPFPAADVAALPGLAISQDGRHWARIEGAHHTGALLGVGEDHPQGWEKRCAAAPKVVMHAEGDLRMYYHSFDEMSQRHAVAVARSRDGIRWTRVGKVLEGGGPGSFDEGGVRRGHVVRDRAAGRYVMVYEGSDMSGRVSIGMAVSEDGLKDWRRCSEWPVLHPSEEDDEWDAAGVGSPCLVQMDGPYDWRLYYMGVGKDGEAAIGMAYSEGQGLPRFDKCDALLM